A single genomic interval of Saccharothrix saharensis harbors:
- a CDS encoding alpha/beta hydrolase, with protein MSFTDPEVLYGQLAAGDAGRVAAAADPITGAMSAVGRAGQAVSAGGSTATSTWKGDAASSFGARAELSAKSATVAGERLGAGADIVQAASRAYAQMRGSADQLIDFWRGRSPALDEAQTRELANRVNEQLTNVKTGYERVLRSYADALAKVRPGFGETAAKDAGWQTAVTALRTTATVPGPGTDPKQVASWWKSLTKEQQDELLRTKFQELGRLRGLPSEVLDQANRMRIEDDAQRFGAQRDQLDAQMAERARELGLDPGKSEDMTKLLNDEQYASLTEQRQEAATKAENAEKVQESIERAEELARDNGWLNAEGKPDVRILAWDPYGPRGDGGTAIAYGNPDTATNLAISVPGTGSTLDGFSVDQAGNLRAAMGAEGNATIQWLGYDAPGWAPGEVDNPAQAREGGANLVADVNGYRAAAEAAGNNPHVTVIGHSYGSTTVGYAGMNGLAADDIAFVGSPGVGASNVNQLSAGPGHVYVGATEHDPVVQGTSQTWFTEDGSSIGPYDDRFGARTFGTTDGTSALGAHSQYYAPGSESVQNLARIATGDGGSVTAQDWDENPLGPSLPGSHIPGVGPVVDFVGGTAVGAADLAKDAGTGLWNAGREAVNGNWSEAGTGLLDTGREIVNDTVDVVVGGVGDVVELGRDAVEGVGRAWDKTVGSWF; from the coding sequence GATGAGCGCCGTCGGCCGCGCGGGCCAGGCCGTCTCCGCGGGCGGCAGCACCGCCACCTCGACCTGGAAGGGCGACGCCGCGTCGTCCTTCGGCGCGCGTGCCGAGCTGTCCGCGAAGTCCGCGACCGTGGCCGGCGAGCGGCTGGGCGCCGGCGCGGACATCGTCCAGGCCGCCTCCCGCGCGTACGCGCAGATGCGCGGCAGCGCCGACCAGCTCATCGACTTCTGGCGCGGCCGCTCACCCGCCCTCGACGAGGCGCAGACCCGGGAGCTCGCCAATCGGGTGAACGAGCAGCTGACCAACGTCAAGACGGGTTACGAACGGGTCCTCCGCTCCTACGCCGACGCCCTCGCCAAGGTCCGCCCCGGCTTCGGGGAGACGGCGGCCAAGGACGCCGGCTGGCAGACCGCCGTCACGGCCCTGCGCACCACCGCCACCGTGCCCGGCCCCGGCACGGACCCCAAGCAGGTCGCCTCCTGGTGGAAGTCGCTGACCAAGGAGCAGCAGGACGAGCTGCTGCGCACGAAGTTCCAGGAACTGGGCCGGTTGCGCGGCCTGCCGTCGGAGGTCCTGGACCAGGCCAACCGGATGCGCATCGAGGACGACGCCCAGCGCTTCGGCGCGCAGCGCGACCAGCTCGACGCGCAGATGGCCGAACGGGCACGGGAGCTGGGGCTCGACCCGGGCAAGTCCGAGGACATGACCAAGCTCCTGAACGACGAGCAGTACGCGTCGTTGACCGAGCAGCGCCAGGAAGCCGCCACCAAGGCCGAGAACGCCGAGAAGGTGCAGGAGAGCATCGAGCGGGCCGAGGAACTCGCCAGGGACAACGGCTGGCTCAACGCCGAGGGGAAGCCGGACGTGCGGATCCTGGCGTGGGACCCCTACGGCCCGCGCGGCGACGGCGGCACCGCCATCGCCTACGGCAACCCCGACACCGCCACGAACCTCGCGATCAGCGTGCCGGGCACCGGTTCGACGCTGGACGGCTTCTCCGTGGACCAGGCGGGCAACCTGCGGGCGGCCATGGGCGCGGAGGGCAACGCCACCATCCAGTGGCTCGGCTACGACGCGCCCGGCTGGGCGCCCGGCGAGGTCGACAACCCCGCGCAGGCCCGTGAGGGCGGCGCGAACCTCGTCGCCGACGTCAACGGCTACCGCGCCGCCGCCGAAGCCGCGGGCAACAACCCGCACGTCACCGTGATCGGCCACTCCTACGGCTCGACCACGGTCGGCTACGCGGGCATGAACGGCCTGGCCGCGGATGACATCGCGTTCGTCGGCTCCCCCGGTGTGGGCGCGTCGAACGTCAACCAGCTCTCCGCGGGCCCCGGTCACGTCTACGTCGGCGCGACCGAGCACGACCCCGTCGTGCAGGGCACGAGCCAGACCTGGTTCACCGAGGACGGCTCCTCCATCGGCCCCTACGACGACCGGTTCGGCGCCAGGACCTTCGGCACCACGGACGGCACGTCCGCGCTCGGCGCGCACTCGCAGTACTACGCCCCGGGCTCCGAGTCGGTGCAGAACCTGGCCCGGATCGCGACCGGCGACGGCGGTTCGGTGACCGCCCAGGACTGGGACGAGAACCCGCTCGGCCCGTCGCTGCCGGGCTCGCACATCCCGGGTGTCGGACCGGTGGTCGACTTCGTGGGCGGCACGGCCGTCGGCGCGGCCGACCTCGCGAAGGACGCGGGCACCGGGCTGTGGAACGCCGGTCGGGAAGCGGTGAACGGCAACTGGTCCGAGGCGGGCACCGGCTTGCTCGACACGGGCAGGGAGATCGTCAACGACACCGTGGACGTGGTCGTCGGCGGTGTCGGTGACGTGGTCGAACTCGGTCGTGACGCGGTGGAGGGCGTCGGCAGGGCCTGGGACAAGACCGTCGGGTCCTGGTTCTAG
- a CDS encoding transcriptional regulator, whose amino-acid sequence MFIADGGGGGTTPTTLPDYAGAQRKLSIEPSAIPAAREVFARALDQLDTRLADAMTQLEARPWAGDPVSSETADRFNRDTFQAGDSAGLVALKAYREQLKGVVEQLTAIEADYRRVEGDNTASWGRINNG is encoded by the coding sequence GTGTTCATCGCGGATGGTGGTGGCGGGGGAACGACGCCGACGACGCTGCCCGACTACGCCGGTGCGCAGCGGAAGCTCAGCATCGAGCCCTCGGCGATCCCGGCCGCGCGCGAGGTGTTCGCCCGGGCGTTGGACCAGCTCGACACGAGGCTCGCCGACGCGATGACGCAGCTCGAGGCACGGCCCTGGGCGGGCGACCCGGTGAGCAGCGAGACCGCCGACCGGTTCAACCGGGACACGTTCCAGGCGGGTGACTCGGCCGGCCTGGTCGCGCTCAAGGCCTACCGCGAGCAGCTCAAGGGCGTCGTCGAGCAGCTCACCGCGATCGAGGCCGACTACCGGCGCGTCGAAGGCGACAACACCGCGTCCTGGGGACGCATCAACAACGGCTGA
- a CDS encoding PPE domain-containing protein, protein MGDHRWRGYAHPDLYRMINEGPGVAASRPLEDSWKSLSEALGEIDTSIQEGLAKLGASWEGETADTTTAALSPLAAWAQDAQQGSSTMETSAQLQADYIANARKEMPEPVPVTTEAPSLGDKILGGLTGPVGMMHVIQQQQDHERQEAAQDNAEAKAVEVMNNYQSSSEWNADTLGRFVPPPKVVIDTPPPAGAGEFNNSSANYNSTPTWTAPSGGGGTTNTSWAPPSTGSVVPTPGQLPGSGGTTNPSWAPPTNGTPTPTPPVVNPPVNPPVRPPVGTPPPMWTPPKPPTSGPPVAPKVPTGPTGGPRPGLPTSRVPGVPGMPGGPNGPHGPGGPGGPNALRPGMPGAGGVPGAGMPGAGMPGGSNPAGVPGRGGVPGAGFGPGAGGPGGAGRPGAGGPGMAGGVPGAQGGNGEDDIEHKAADYLVETNDVFGDDRLVAPPVIGEMPQ, encoded by the coding sequence ATGGGTGACCACCGCTGGCGCGGGTATGCCCACCCCGATCTCTACCGGATGATCAACGAGGGGCCGGGCGTCGCCGCGTCCCGGCCGCTCGAGGACTCCTGGAAGTCGCTGTCCGAGGCACTGGGCGAGATCGACACGTCGATCCAGGAAGGCCTGGCCAAGCTCGGCGCGAGCTGGGAGGGCGAGACCGCCGACACGACGACGGCCGCGCTGTCGCCGCTGGCCGCGTGGGCCCAGGACGCCCAGCAGGGTTCGAGCACGATGGAGACCTCCGCCCAGTTGCAGGCGGACTACATCGCGAACGCCCGCAAGGAGATGCCCGAGCCGGTGCCGGTGACCACCGAGGCGCCGTCGCTGGGCGACAAGATCCTGGGCGGGCTGACCGGCCCGGTCGGCATGATGCACGTCATCCAGCAGCAGCAGGACCACGAGCGGCAGGAAGCGGCGCAGGACAACGCCGAGGCCAAGGCCGTCGAGGTGATGAACAACTACCAGTCCAGCAGCGAGTGGAACGCCGACACGCTGGGCAGGTTCGTCCCGCCGCCGAAGGTCGTCATCGACACGCCGCCGCCCGCGGGCGCGGGCGAGTTCAACAACTCGAGCGCGAACTACAACTCCACCCCGACCTGGACCGCGCCGAGCGGGGGCGGCGGCACCACGAACACGTCGTGGGCACCGCCTTCGACCGGCTCGGTCGTGCCGACGCCCGGCCAGCTGCCCGGCTCCGGCGGCACCACGAACCCCTCGTGGGCACCGCCGACGAACGGCACGCCGACGCCGACCCCGCCGGTGGTCAACCCGCCGGTGAACCCGCCGGTCCGTCCGCCCGTCGGCACGCCGCCTCCGATGTGGACGCCGCCGAAGCCGCCGACCAGCGGCCCGCCGGTCGCGCCGAAGGTGCCGACCGGTCCCACCGGCGGTCCGCGTCCCGGCCTGCCGACCAGCCGGGTGCCGGGGGTGCCCGGCATGCCCGGTGGCCCGAACGGTCCCCACGGCCCGGGTGGTCCCGGCGGTCCCAACGCGCTGCGCCCCGGCATGCCCGGTGCGGGTGGCGTGCCCGGCGCGGGGATGCCCGGTGCGGGGATGCCCGGCGGTAGCAACCCGGCCGGCGTGCCCGGTCGCGGTGGCGTGCCCGGCGCGGGTTTCGGCCCGGGTGCGGGTGGCCCCGGCGGTGCGGGTCGTCCGGGTGCGGGCGGTCCCGGCATGGCCGGTGGCGTGCCCGGTGCGCAGGGCGGCAACGGCGAGGACGACATCGAGCACAAGGCAGCCGACTACCTGGTCGAGACGAACGACGTGTTCGGCGACGACCGGCTCGTCGCGCCGCCGGTGATCGGCGAGATGCCGCAGTAG
- a CDS encoding ESX secretion-associated protein EspG produces MSVTYFGGSAEREPIELSAEEFDVLWERLDLGQMPLVIKVPSPGKTHAERADLERRVWQSIGARGLGDPTGLHPELDHLLRLFSRPEREVDGRVWIGRSVRVLAVANGDDGAVATLTDNRLAFRRAAGSGLPSAVLGALPAHPAGTGHSVTMPSADLEAAVKKSDGSPKSLENSLRAHGVRQEDAATLVKMFTGLVHTGNFGAAARDKYGKRCRPDRVVAFFDTEDGRYLQQRRASNGTAPWSTFSPTDSRRLAHQVDELLAEAVRAARI; encoded by the coding sequence ATGTCGGTGACGTATTTCGGGGGGTCCGCGGAGCGGGAGCCGATCGAGCTCTCGGCCGAGGAGTTCGACGTGCTCTGGGAGCGCCTCGACCTCGGCCAGATGCCGTTGGTGATCAAGGTGCCCTCGCCGGGCAAGACCCACGCGGAGCGCGCCGACCTGGAGCGGCGCGTGTGGCAGTCGATCGGGGCCCGCGGCCTGGGCGACCCGACCGGGCTGCACCCGGAGCTCGACCACCTGCTGCGGCTGTTCAGCAGGCCCGAGCGCGAGGTCGACGGCCGGGTCTGGATCGGCAGGAGCGTGCGGGTGCTGGCCGTGGCCAACGGCGACGACGGCGCGGTGGCCACCCTGACCGACAACCGGCTCGCGTTCCGCCGCGCGGCGGGCAGCGGCCTGCCGTCGGCGGTGCTCGGCGCGCTGCCCGCGCACCCGGCCGGCACCGGGCACTCGGTCACCATGCCCAGCGCCGACCTGGAGGCCGCGGTCAAGAAGTCCGACGGCTCGCCCAAGAGCCTGGAGAACTCCCTGCGCGCGCACGGCGTGCGGCAGGAGGACGCGGCCACGCTGGTGAAGATGTTCACGGGGCTCGTGCACACCGGCAACTTCGGCGCGGCGGCGCGGGACAAGTACGGCAAGCGGTGCCGCCCGGACCGGGTGGTCGCGTTCTTCGACACCGAGGACGGCCGCTACCTCCAGCAGCGGCGGGCGTCGAACGGGACCGCGCCGTGGAGCACGTTCAGCCCGACCGACTCGCGCCGGCTCGCCCACCAGGTCGACGAACTGCTCGCCGAAGCGGTGCGCGCCGCGCGGATCTGA
- a CDS encoding DUF3558 domain-containing protein: MRRVVPLLAALALLAGCSQSTDGSANPGGATPTTTTAADGPTSTKPTATSEERAKRPKTINIGDVDPCTLLTGPQRSEFGLDRPPQQGGAPDKESCTMSREDRKYFVALVTDSTAGIDDYAKSKGKVTKLEVGGFPALLVESTTDLGVTCSVPVDVSDGQVVDVRASSVGETDMPALCQIVQPVAAAVVTTLNE; the protein is encoded by the coding sequence ATGCGCCGTGTCGTGCCGCTCCTCGCCGCCCTGGCCCTGCTCGCGGGCTGCTCGCAATCCACGGACGGGTCCGCGAACCCCGGTGGTGCGACGCCGACGACGACCACCGCGGCCGACGGCCCCACGTCGACCAAGCCGACCGCGACCTCGGAGGAGCGGGCGAAGCGCCCGAAGACGATCAACATCGGGGACGTCGACCCGTGCACGCTGCTGACCGGGCCGCAGCGCTCGGAGTTCGGCCTGGACCGGCCGCCGCAGCAGGGCGGCGCGCCGGACAAGGAGAGCTGCACGATGAGCCGCGAGGACCGGAAGTACTTCGTCGCCCTCGTCACCGACTCCACCGCGGGCATCGACGACTACGCCAAGTCGAAGGGCAAGGTGACGAAGCTGGAGGTCGGCGGCTTCCCCGCGCTGCTGGTCGAGTCGACCACCGACCTCGGCGTCACCTGCTCCGTCCCGGTGGACGTCTCCGACGGCCAGGTGGTCGACGTGCGCGCGAGCAGCGTGGGCGAGACCGACATGCCGGCGCTGTGCCAGATCGTGCAACCGGTCGCCGCGGCCGTCGTCACCACCTTGAACGAGTAG
- a CDS encoding sterol carrier family protein, producing the protein MPSKPVDPHEVRAAVEAVLPWLTGDADQPARPVLAAAVRLSLRTLELLAPGRSVEVRVPPFAAVQCVAGPRHTRGTPPNVVETDPRTWLELAVGRLGWAQALADARVTASGSRADLSTLLPVLRF; encoded by the coding sequence GTGCCGTCCAAGCCCGTCGACCCCCACGAAGTGCGCGCCGCGGTCGAGGCCGTGCTGCCCTGGCTCACCGGTGACGCGGACCAGCCCGCCCGCCCGGTCCTGGCCGCGGCCGTGCGGCTGAGCCTGCGCACGCTGGAACTCCTCGCGCCCGGGCGCAGCGTGGAGGTGCGCGTGCCGCCGTTCGCCGCCGTGCAGTGCGTGGCGGGCCCTCGCCACACCCGCGGCACGCCGCCGAACGTGGTCGAGACCGACCCGCGCACGTGGCTGGAACTGGCGGTGGGCCGGCTCGGGTGGGCGCAGGCGTTGGCGGACGCCAGAGTCACCGCGTCGGGCAGCCGGGCCGATCTCTCGACCCTGCTCCCGGTGCTCCGCTTCTAG